In Mercurialis annua linkage group LG5, ddMerAnnu1.2, whole genome shotgun sequence, a single genomic region encodes these proteins:
- the LOC126682845 gene encoding succinate dehydrogenase [ubiquinone] iron-sulfur subunit 2, mitochondrial, whose translation MATGLLKKGLSIARLAKTAPFIGSRLIPTRFHASEAEAQKIESKASSSTNLKTFQIYRWNPDNLSKPELKDYEIDLKECGPMVLDALIKIKNEIDPTLTFRRSCREGICGSCAMNIDGCNGLACLTKIESGSSSTVTPLPHMFVIKDLVVDMTNFYNQYKSIEPWLKRKSPSADGKEIPQSKKDRAKLDGMYECILCACCSTSCPSYWWNPESYLGPAALLHANRWISDSRDEYTNERLNAINDEFKLYRCHTILNCARACPKGLNPGKQIMHIKQLQMAGGA comes from the exons atgGCAACCGGGTTGCTCAAGAAAGGCCTCTCGATCGCCAGGCTCGCCAAAACGGCACCGTTTATCGGTTCAAGATTGATCCCAACAAGATTTCACGCATCAGAAGCTGAAGCACAAAAAATCGAATCAAAAGCAAGCTCATCAACAAATCTCAAAACTTTTCAAATATACCGATGGAACCCAGACAACCTATCAAAGCCCGAGCTCAAAGATTACGAAATTGACCTCAAAGAATGCGGCCCAATGGTTCTCGACGCCCTAATCAAGATCAAGAACGAGATCGACCCAACCCTAACTTTTCGCAGATCGTGCCGCGAGGGAATTTGCGGCTCCTGCGCGATGAACATTGATGGGTGCAATGGGTTGGCTTGTTTGACAAAGATTGAATCTGGGTCGAGCTCGACCGTCACGCCTTTGCCCCATATGTTTGTGATTAAAGATTTGGTGGTGGAtatgacgaatttttataatcaGTATAAGAGTATTGAGCCGTGGCTGAAGAGGAAGAGCCCGTCGGCTGACGGGAAGGAGATTCCGCAGAGTAAAAAGGATAGGGCTAAGCTGGATGGGATGTATGAGTGTATTTTGTGTGCTTGTTGTAGTACTTCTTGCCCTAGTTATTGGTGGAACCCTGAATCTTATTTGGGCCCTGCTGCTTTGCTCCATGCTAATAG GTGGATCAGCGATAGTCGTGATGAATATACTAATGAGCGTCTGAATGCAATTAACGATGAATTCAAACTCTACCGTTGCCATACCATATTGAATTGTGCCCGTGCTTGTCCTAAAGGTTTGAACCCTGGAAAGCAGATCATGCATATCAAGCAGCTCCAGATGGCAGGAGGCGCATAA
- the LOC126681910 gene encoding uncharacterized protein LOC126681910 — translation MPAPVVMIKRNTDAKISDVIRNGCWSFPDAMDDVTLHAWEFIQRNFVIIDLDKDKIIFKLVKNDMFSIKAAWNFLSPEVHHVSWYALLWKPPVVPRHSFITWLAIHNGLKTRDKLFRWGSVPNPNCVLCNGAVETVKHLFFDCPFSCDVWKRVLLACRINRGPLRLCREVSWFTRNRCGRNIRHRLSRIAFCSSVYCIWQERNRIIFKDITPSQEDVFSKISLVLLCKFQGRVAASNFGGWL, via the exons ATGCCTGCGCCTGTAGTTATGATAAAAAGGAATACT GATGCCAAAATCTCGGATGTTATTAGAAATGGTTGTTGGTCTTTCCCGGATGCAATGGATGATGTTACTCTTCATGCTTGGGAGTTCATTCAAAGAAATTTTGTTATCATTGATTTAGATAAAGACAAGATTATTTTTAAGCTAGTTAAAAATGATATGTTCTCCATTAAAGCTGCTTGGAATTTCTTGTCCCCAGAAGTTCACCACGTCTCTTGGTATGCACTTCTCTGGAAACCTCCTGTTGTTCCTAGACATAGTTTCATCACCTGGTTGGCTATTCATAATGGATTGAAAACAAGAGACAAACTGTTTAGATGGGGCTCTGTTCCTAATCCTAACTGTGTGTTATGCAATGGTGCTGTTGAGACAGTAAAGCATTTATTCTTTGATTGTCCTTTCTCTTGTGATGTTTGGAAGAGAGTTCTCTTGGCTTGCAGAATTAATAGAGGTCCTCTGAGGTTGTGCAGAGAAGTTAGCTGGTTCACCAGGAATCGTTGTGGCAGAAATATTAGACATAGATTGAGTCGCATAGCTTTTTGTTCTTCAGTTTATTGTATTTGGCAGGAAAGaaatagaattatttttaaagatattactCCTAGCCAAGAGGATGTTTTTAGTAAAATTAGTCTTGTACTGCTGTGTAAATTTCAGGGAAGGGTAGCTGCTTCTAATTTTGGTGGCTGGTTGTAG
- the LOC126679963 gene encoding uncharacterized protein LOC126679963: protein MATSLITKTLNSIKNPKLLYPLSSSVTRCLASVATAQSDDASSSFTFTDTTNDTISLKSPNSNAKRETSSSSVTMPMSFMTGSIVGKRFYKQVSTRDSDDGVGWSVMLDYRTLKTPSKRPLKLPTLSLAKAIAAEWDYQETDGIRPFTMPIMRLACTALERVPLTRAKIVDNLMKKFHQDLVFCRAPGDNDLTRGVYEKQVEKIDPLLDWVKSEFGFKPVVYSSFYGGKQEEGLVKEIEDLLKKTDNCELATIDAIASAAHSLVIAVGIVRGKLDIEEAIELIRLEEDLQVDRWGLVEGGHDLDIADLRVQISSAAVFLGLSRT, encoded by the exons atggcaACTTCACTTATCACCAAAACCCTAAATTCAATCAAAAACCCTAAACTTCTCTATCCACTCTCCTCATCTGTCACCCGCTGCTTGGCCTCAGTCGCAACCGCCCAATCCGACGACGCATCTTCTTCTTTCACCTTCACTGACACCACTAACGACACCATAAGCTTAAAATCCCCAAATTCTAATGCGAAACGTGAAACGTCGTCATCCTCAGTGACAATGCCAATGTCGTTCATGACAGGGTCAATTGTGGGCAAAAGATTTTATAAACAAGTGAGTACTAGAGATTCAGATGATGGGGTTGGATGGAGTGTGATGCTTGATTATAGGACGCTTAAAACTCCTTCCAAAAGGCCTCTCAAGCTGCCTACTTTATCTCTTGCTAAAGCCATTGCTGCCGAATGGGACTATCAG GAAACAGATGGGATCAGGCCTTTTACAATGCCTATTATGAGACTTGCTTGTACTGCATTGGAGAGAGTTCCACTTACACGGGCAAAGATTGTTGACAATTTGATGAAGAAATTTCATCAAGATTTAGTTTTTTGTCGTGCTCCTGGGGATAATGATCTTACAAGAGGAGTTTATG AAAAGCAGGTGGAGAAAATAGATCCCTTGCTTGATTGGGTGAAATCTGAGTTCGGGTTTAAACCCGTTGTGTACTCGAGCTTTTATGGTGGCAAGCAAGAGGAAGGGTTGGTGAAAGAAATAGAAGACCTGCTAAAGAAAACTGACAACTGTGAATTGGCAACAATTGATGCGATTGCATCAGCAGCTCATTCTTTAGTAATTGCTGTTGGAATTGTCAGAGGAAAATTAGATATAGAGGAAGCCATTGAGCTGATCAGACTTGAAGAAGATTTGCAG GTTGATAGGTGGGGCTTAGTAGAAGGTGGTCATGATTTAGATATTGCTGATCTGAGGGTACAAATATCATCTGCTGCTGTGTTCCTTGGTCTTTCAAGGACATGA
- the LOC126679965 gene encoding cystinosin homolog gives MGASWNSIPLKILYQIFGWVAFVSWSISFYPQVILNFRRKSVVGLNFDFVVLNLTKHSSYLIYNASLFFSSAIKNQYLDKYGQKQMIPVAVNDVAFSVHAVVLTAITLFQIAIYERGHQKVSKISIAIVGIVWLSAAACFFVALHRHSWLWLISVFNTIQVCMTVIKYIPQAIMNFMRKSTDGFSIGNILLDFVGGLTNYAQMATQSIDQHSWVNFYGNIGKTLLSLVSIFFDILFMIQHYILYPANKSDKNDSSEIRNEGAAEENDLTV, from the exons ATGGGTGCTTCATGGAATTCAATTCCTCTGAAGATTTTATACCAAATATTCGGTTGGGTAGCTTTTGTTTCTTGGTCTATAAGTTTCTACCCGCAAGTTATCTTGAATTTTCGACGAAAAAG TGTGGTGGGATTAAACTTCGATTTCGTGGTGTTGAATTTGACGAAGCATTCGTCTTACTTGATATATAATGCTTCTCTTTTCTTTAGCTCTGCTATTAAGAATCAGTATTTGGATAAGTATGGCCAAAAACAG ATGATACCTGTAGCAGTGAATGATGTAGCATTTTCAGTGCATGCTGTTGTATTAACAGCAATAACATTGTTTCAAATTGCAATTTATGAA AGGGGACATCAAAAAGTGTCTAAAATATCGATTGCAATTGTTGGTATTGTATGGCTATCTGCTGCAGCTTGTTTCTTTGTTGCTCTGCATCGCCACTCCTGGCTATGGCTCATCTCCGTCTTTAA CACAATTCAAGTTTGTATGACAGTGATCAAGTACATTCCTCAG GCGATAATGAACTTTATGAGAAAGAGCACCGATGGGTTTAGTATTGGCAACATTTTACTTGATTTTGTTGGAGGATTGACAAATTATGCCCAGATGGCCACACAGTCCATAGACCAGC ATTCATGGGTGAACTTCTATGGAAACATAGGGAAGACATTGTTGTCTTTG GTGTCAATATTCTTTGATATACTTTTCATGATTCAACATTATATACTGTATCCTGCCAACAAGAGCGACAAGAATGACTCATCTGAAATCAGAAATGAGGGTGCAGCAGAGGAAAATGATCTGACTGTATAG